The following proteins are co-located in the Vigna angularis cultivar LongXiaoDou No.4 chromosome 2, ASM1680809v1, whole genome shotgun sequence genome:
- the LOC108322396 gene encoding UDP-glycosyltransferase 73C1 — translation MSSQEQGPHFVLFPLMAQGHMIPMMDIAKLLVHRGVTVTVVTTPGNAARFTPIFDRYVGSGLPIRLAQLPFPCEEVGLPEGCENIDMIPSLGTARTFFEATNLLHQPAEKLFGEFWPPPSCIISDMCLPYTSHIAKKFNIPRISFVGVSCFCLLCHHTILVNNVRENIASDSEYFVLPGIPDKIEMTMKQSGVSMNETWVQFREEVMAAEMATYGVIMNSFEELEPAYAREYKKVKDDKVWCIGPVSLINKDHLDKAQRGRASVDESEHIKWLDCQKAGSVIYACLGSLCNLTAPQLIELGLALEASERPFIWVIREGKHSESLEKWIEENGFEERTSCRSLVIRGWAPQLLILSHPAIGGFITHCGWNSTLEAICAGVPMITWPLFADQFLNESLVVKVLKVGVKVGVESPMTWGKEEEVGVEVKKEDIERAIAEIMNETSESEERRERVRELGEMAKRAVEKGGSSHSNVSFLIQDIMQRNKGDTP, via the coding sequence ATGTCTTCCCAAGAACAAGGGCCACACTTTGTCCTGTTTCCATTGATGGCCCAAGGCCACATGATCCCGATGATGGACATCGCCAAACTATTGGTTCACCGCGGTGTGACTGTGACTGTCGTCACCACTCCGGGTAACGCAGCTCGTTTCACACCAATCTTTGATCGTTATGTTGGGTCAGGACTTCCTATTAGATTAGCTCAACTTCCATTCCCATGTGAAGAAGTTGGACTGCCAGAAGGATGCGAGAATATCGATATGATACCTTCACTTGGCACGGCCAGGACTTTCTTCGAAGCAACAAACCTTCTGCATCAACCGGCGGAAAAACTCTTCGGAGAGTTTTGGCCACCACCAAGCTGCATAATATCTGATATGTGTTTGCCATATACATCCCATATCGCCAAAAAATTCAATATCCCAAGGATTTCCTTTGTTGGGGTAAGTTGCTTTTGTCTTTTGTGTCATCATACTATACTCGTCAATAATGTTAGGGAGAACATAGCATCGGATTCGGAGTACTTTGTATTGCCTGGTATCCCTGACAAGATTGAGATGACCATGAAACAAAGTGGAGTATCGATGAATGAAACATGGGTACAGTTTCGCGAAGAAGTTATGGCTGCTGAAATGGCTACGTATGGGGTAATCATGAATTCTTTTGAAGAGTTGGAGCCAGCGTATGCAAGGGAATACAAGAAGGTGAAAGATGATAAAGTGTGGTGCATAGGACCTGTGTCTCTTATTAACAAGGATCACTTGGATAAGGCTCAAAGAGGTAGGGCTTCAGTTGATGAGTCTGAACATATAAAATGGCTTGATTGTCAGAAGGCAGGGAGTGTAATCTATGCATGCCTTGGAAGTCTGTGCAATTTAACAGCACCCCAATTGATAGAGCTTGGTTTGGCCTTAGAAGCATCAGAAAGACCCTTCATTTGGGTTATCAGGGAAGGAAAACATTCAGAATCATTGGAAAAGTGGATCGAGGAAAATGGATTTGAGGAAAGAACAAGTTGTAGAAGCCTTGTGATTCGGGGTTGGGCACCTCAATTGTTAATATTATCACACCCTGCAATTGGAGGGTTCATAACACACTGTGGTTGGAACTCTACCTTAGAAGCTATATGTGCTGGTGTTCCAATGATTACGTGGCCACTGTTTGCGGATCAGTTCTTGAATGAAAGTCTGGTGGTGAAGGTTCTGAAAGTTGGAGTGAAGGTTGGGGTGGAAAGTCCGATGACATGGGGCAAGGAAGAGGAAGTCGGTGTGGAAGTGAAGAAGGAAGACATTGAAAGGGCAATAGCAGAGATAATGAATGAGACAAGTGAAagtgaagaaagaagagaaagggttAGAGAATTAGGTGAGATGGCTAAAAGAGCCGTGGAGAAAGGGGGGTCCTCTCATTCTAACGTCTCTTTTCTTATCCAAGATATCATGCAAAGAAACAAGGGAGATACGCCATAG
- the LOC128195370 gene encoding uncharacterized protein LOC128195370 — MSMDDPAEMMRVLQQKMDEMQQRHEEEMAAVKADCEARIAREIGRMDGGERVKDKGKGVEGERPPPDTEGDRTWRPSGSEAEESKAKSVHAESAAEDGRMVVKSEPSSTLLLPFTQNIMNVQISEQFMAPQFKMYNGTTDPASHIQTFSNAMAFRTGNDAIWCRAFSLSLEDEALEWFNTLPPNSIENFAGLKQLFIKQFAASSTQDLTVFELMTLKQRKDETLWTFMDRYQKTVCRVKSLTPELALHYILPALKPGPFKDSVCRHAPKTMEELRERAADEIRVEEMKLSYKKENQEVRGEKTDGNKTGSSTRKTFGLRPGEQKKGPRFQQYTPLNASREKILREALSAELITEHEGIPTSKNADRSKHCSYHKNMGHSTEECWTLKDKI, encoded by the coding sequence atgagcaTGGACGATCCCGCTGAGATGATGCGCGTGCTACAACAAAAAATGGACGAGATGCAGCAACGTCATGAAGAAGAGATGGCGGCCGTAAAGGCCGACTGCGAAGCCCGGATAGCTCGGGAGATTGGGCGGATGGACGGGGGAGAGCGAGTGAAggataaaggaaagggggtGGAAGGAGAACGCCCGCCCCCGGATACCGAGGGCGATAGGACTTGGAGGCCTTCCGGATCGGAGGCAGAAGAAAGTAAGGCTAAATCGGTGCATGCGGAGAGCGCTGCCGAGGATGGGCGGATGGTAGTCAAGTCGGAGCCTTCATCCACCTTATTACTTCCATTCACCCAGAACATAATGAATGTCCAAATCTCGGAGCAATTCATGGCTCCGCAGTTCAAAATGTATAACGGGACAACGGACCCCGCGTCCCATATCCAGACATTCTCGAACGCGATGGCGTTCCGAACAGGCAATGACGCCATTTGGTGCCGAGCATTCTCGCTCTCGTTAGAAGACGAAGCACTGGAATGGTTCAACACCCTCCCTCCTAATTCTATAGAAAACTTTGCCGGATTGAAACAACTATTCATCAAACAATTCGCGGCCAGCAGCACCCAAGATTTGACCGTATTTGAATTGATGACCCTCAAGCAGAGGAAGGACGAAACACTCTGGACGTTTATGGATAGGTACCAGAAAACTGTCTGTCGCGTAAAAAGCCTGACCCCCGAGCTCGCCCTTCACTATATCCTGCCGGCCCTAAAGCCGGGACCGTTCAAGGATAGTGTCTGCAGGCATGCTCCTAAAACAATGGAGGAACTGAGGGAGAGAGCAGCTGACGAGATAAGGGTGGAGGAGATGAAACTCTCCTACAAAAAAGAGAATCAAGAAGTTAGGGGAGAAAAGACGGACGGTAATAAAACCGGCTCGTCGACGAGAAAAACGTTCGGCCTTAGACCCGGGGAGCAGAAGAAAGGACCCCGCTTCCAACAGTATACACCTTTGAACGCCTCAAGGGAGAAAATTCTCCGAGAGGCCCTGAGTGCAGAGCTGATAACGGAGCATGAAGGGATCCCGACTTCGAAGAACGCTGACCGGAGCAAACACTGCTcctaccacaaaaacatgggTCACAGCACCGAAGAGTGCTGGACCCTCAAAGACAAAATATAG